TGGAGGCGTTCAGCTGCCTGTTCCGGGTCAGCAAATTCCAGATCCTGACCACCCTCTTCCTACTGGCCTATCATGAGAGCAGGCCACTGCCGCGCTTCCCGCGCGATCGCAACTGGGCGGTGATGGAGAACGTGAAGGCACCGTACACGGAGTTGCACGACCTAAGGATCTACGACAGCCTGTTCGACCGCTGTGGTAACCGCATCGATCCGCTGGACCGAAAGAACACGTACAAGCTGTTGCGCCTGATCTTTCTCGGTCCAGTGCTGGTGCCGGATCAGCGGACACAGCTACTGGCCATGCTGTACACGCTGAATGCCCGTGCCGTCTGTGCCGTGGATCTCAATGGCCTGTTGTCGGTACTGCAGTATGTGAAGCTGGATGAGCTGGTGTGCGGCATCTTGGAGCAGGACGGTCGAGCAAAGCGCTTCCGCAGCGGGCGGCAGTGCTTGGAGCTGTGCAATCTGTACCAGAAAGTGGTCGCCACGGACAAGGATGCGGTGATAAAAAAGCATCGCCGCCGCAAGGAGAAGTCCAAGAGCAAGGATTCGGAGGCACAGAAGAAGCCGCGCAGAACCATTACCGCGCAGATATACTGCACCCGTCGCGTTCCGGAGCCCGAGGATGTTAGCTCACGGGTCGAGACTATCACTCCAATCGTTCGCAGTACAGCCACCTCGTTGCGCCGCTCCTCCAACAAGAAAAGCTGGATGCCGGTCAATCGGAGCAGCACTAATAACTCGGAGAAGGGATCTCGCCGGGGTTCGCGCAATCTCGCGGGTTCACCGAAGAGGCACAAGCCGGAAGTGTCCAA
This Drosophila simulans strain w501 chromosome X, Prin_Dsim_3.1, whole genome shotgun sequence DNA region includes the following protein-coding sequences:
- the LOC27207883 gene encoding uncharacterized protein LOC27207883, whose product is MCCAPMCGPSVCGPSMCPPPACRAPLEPLHPSTVYHCCPSTKCTLCCNNESKQECHCTCQRNKHIVEAFSCLFRVSKFQILTTLFLLAYHESRPLPRFPRDRNWAVMENVKAPYTELHDLRIYDSLFDRCGNRIDPLDRKNTYKLLRLIFLGPVLVPDQRTQLLAMLYTLNARAVCAVDLNGLLSVLQYVKLDELVCGILEQDGRAKRFRSGRQCLELCNLYQKVVATDKDAVIKKHRRRKEKSKSKDSEAQKKPRRTITAQIYCTRRVPEPEDVSSRVETITPIVRSTATSLRRSSNKKSWMPVNRSSTNNSEKGSRRGSRNLAGSPKRHKPEVSNVGVRMQGGDR